In Geopsychrobacter electrodiphilus DSM 16401, a single window of DNA contains:
- a CDS encoding (deoxy)nucleoside triphosphate pyrophosphohydrolase, with amino-acid sequence MSPEKSIVRPVFLSQAVAAGHKKIMIKSMTHNLSPLLVSAAIIIVDGKVLITRRPEEKPHGGFWEFPGGKIEPGESPASALQREIFEELGLQIEVKQIFDALYHVYSWGSVLILAYHCQILGGTPRNIEVSEHRWVSLLDLHLFKLLPADAPLVKKLQHLS; translated from the coding sequence ATGTCTCCTGAAAAATCAATCGTACGGCCCGTTTTTTTATCACAGGCTGTCGCAGCAGGCCACAAAAAGATCATGATCAAATCAATGACACATAACCTATCTCCCCTGCTGGTAAGTGCAGCCATAATAATAGTAGATGGAAAAGTTCTCATCACGCGCCGCCCGGAAGAGAAGCCTCATGGCGGATTCTGGGAGTTCCCAGGCGGGAAAATTGAGCCCGGCGAATCACCCGCCAGCGCCCTGCAGCGGGAAATTTTCGAAGAGTTGGGGCTTCAAATTGAAGTTAAACAGATCTTCGACGCCCTGTACCATGTCTATAGCTGGGGCAGTGTCCTAATTCTGGCTTACCATTGCCAGATTCTTGGCGGAACTCCACGCAATATTGAAGTCTCCGAACACCGTTGGGTTTCCCTTCTAGATTTGCACCTATTCAAACTGCTCCCCGCAGATGCCCCCTTGGTCAAAAAACTTCAACATCTAAGCTAA
- a CDS encoding IclR family transcriptional regulator: MPPRQKESYSIQSVDNALDVLEALCEEGEEVRISQLSERLGMNKTSIFRLLATFENRGYVEKEPRSGKYKLGISAYEMGQKFLSCMGLLRNAKPVIERLARECNEALYLAVPRGNEILMLDMVDTLQQVKIIPLVGNRYPVTTVSAGLVILANSEAHRRNCNCEELSAISVTLPEILKNGGYIDRGVMGEGITSLSVPIIDAQGNVPGSLCMVGPEFRLTPKKIKETYLPQLIEAGVVISSKLGYVGHFISKDSYR; this comes from the coding sequence TTGCCGCCACGCCAAAAAGAGTCCTATTCAATCCAATCGGTTGATAACGCTCTCGACGTGCTCGAAGCTCTTTGTGAAGAGGGTGAAGAAGTTCGTATCTCCCAACTCAGTGAACGCCTCGGCATGAACAAAACCAGCATCTTTCGCCTGCTGGCAACCTTTGAAAACCGCGGTTACGTAGAAAAAGAGCCAAGATCCGGTAAATATAAATTGGGAATTTCGGCCTACGAAATGGGCCAAAAATTTCTTTCATGTATGGGTCTGTTACGCAATGCCAAACCCGTCATTGAACGCTTGGCCCGTGAATGCAATGAAGCACTCTATCTGGCAGTCCCTCGTGGCAACGAAATCCTTATGCTCGATATGGTCGACACCTTGCAGCAGGTCAAAATTATACCTCTGGTCGGCAACCGCTATCCAGTTACCACAGTCTCAGCCGGCCTGGTTATTTTGGCAAACAGCGAAGCACACCGCAGAAACTGCAATTGCGAAGAACTTTCAGCTATCTCCGTCACGCTACCCGAAATACTTAAAAACGGCGGATATATTGACCGGGGCGTCATGGGTGAAGGCATCACGTCACTATCTGTCCCTATCATAGACGCTCAGGGAAATGTCCCGGGTAGCCTGTGCATGGTCGGCCCGGAATTCAGACTGACGCCTAAAAAGATTAAAGAAACTTATCTACCTCAACTAATTGAAGCTGGGGTCGTTATCTCATCCAAGCTAGGTTATGTCGGACATTTTATCAGCAAAGATTCATACAGATAA
- a CDS encoding DUF4212 domain-containing protein, which yields MQHDSAGYWKATLGLIRNVLIVWFVVSYGFGILLAPALNSIHIGGYPLGFWFAQQGSMYVFVALIFIYAKLMGNIDKKFDVHED from the coding sequence ATGCAACACGATTCAGCAGGATATTGGAAAGCGACTCTGGGTCTGATCAGAAATGTTTTGATCGTCTGGTTTGTCGTCTCTTATGGCTTCGGCATTCTGTTGGCACCAGCCCTCAACAGTATCCACATCGGTGGATATCCTTTGGGTTTCTGGTTCGCGCAACAGGGTTCAATGTACGTTTTCGTGGCGCTCATCTTCATCTATGCGAAGCTGATGGGTAATATCGACAAAAAATTCGACGTTCACGAAGATTAA
- a CDS encoding sodium:solute symporter family protein translates to MSLQATTYLFVGLSFALYIGIAVWARAGSTKEFYAAGGNVHPVMNGMATGADWMSAASFISMAGLISNMGYGGALFLMGWTGGYVLLAMLLAPYLRKFGKFTVPQFFGTRYYSKGASTVAVFCLLAASLTYIIGQMTGVGVAFSRFLGVSNSTGIYIGMAIVFCYAVFGGMKGITYTQVAQYCVLILAYTVPAIFISLQLTGNPIPQLGLGSDMVGSSVSLLHKLDLISTDLGFAQYTTHIRISMLNTFVYTVSLMIGTAGLPHVIMRFFTVPSVKDARSSAGWALVFIAILYTTAPAVAAMARMNLLKTVNPTIMTNGDVFAPDAQIEHAKRPDWMTRWEVTGLLKFKDLNGDGRIQYYNDKNTDPAFQAKVAAAGWKGSELSVNQDIIVLANPEIALLPNWVIALVAAGGLAAALSTAAGLLLAISSAISHDLLKEKFMPDLTEKGELMAGKISMAVAIVVAGLLGLHPPGFAAGTVAIAFGLAASSIFPALMMGIFSKTMNKHGAIAGMIAGIGVTMFYVFAHKGIFFIKGTDFVSHLGGANFFFGIEPNAFGAIGAVVNFAVAFAVKNMTEPVPADIAAMVEAVRIPRGSKVVDGTH, encoded by the coding sequence ATGAGTTTACAGGCAACTACATATCTGTTCGTTGGTTTGAGCTTCGCGCTCTACATCGGCATCGCCGTCTGGGCCCGCGCTGGCAGCACCAAAGAATTCTACGCTGCGGGTGGTAACGTTCACCCGGTTATGAACGGAATGGCGACCGGCGCTGACTGGATGTCTGCCGCTTCCTTTATCTCCATGGCCGGATTGATCTCCAATATGGGCTACGGTGGCGCGCTTTTCCTCATGGGTTGGACAGGTGGCTATGTCCTGCTCGCCATGCTGCTTGCCCCTTATCTGCGTAAGTTTGGTAAGTTTACGGTTCCACAGTTCTTCGGCACCCGTTACTACTCAAAAGGGGCCAGCACGGTCGCCGTTTTCTGTCTGTTGGCAGCGTCATTGACCTACATCATCGGCCAGATGACCGGTGTCGGGGTTGCTTTCTCCCGTTTCCTCGGGGTTTCGAACTCCACCGGGATCTATATCGGCATGGCTATCGTCTTCTGCTACGCCGTTTTCGGCGGCATGAAGGGGATCACCTACACCCAGGTAGCCCAGTACTGCGTTCTGATCCTGGCCTACACGGTTCCGGCGATCTTTATTTCACTGCAACTGACCGGCAACCCGATTCCGCAGCTCGGTCTTGGTTCCGACATGGTCGGTTCCAGTGTCAGCCTGTTGCACAAGCTTGACCTGATTTCAACTGACCTTGGTTTTGCGCAGTACACCACCCACATCCGTATCAGCATGCTGAACACCTTTGTTTACACCGTCTCGCTGATGATCGGTACCGCAGGACTGCCACACGTTATCATGCGCTTCTTTACCGTCCCTAGCGTTAAGGATGCCCGTTCATCTGCTGGCTGGGCGCTGGTCTTCATTGCCATTCTCTATACCACGGCCCCGGCCGTTGCCGCGATGGCACGGATGAACCTGCTCAAGACTGTCAACCCGACCATCATGACTAACGGTGATGTTTTCGCTCCCGACGCTCAGATTGAGCATGCGAAGCGTCCCGACTGGATGACTCGCTGGGAAGTTACCGGTCTCTTGAAATTCAAGGATTTGAACGGTGACGGCCGCATTCAGTATTACAACGACAAGAATACAGACCCCGCGTTCCAGGCCAAGGTTGCTGCTGCAGGCTGGAAGGGAAGCGAACTGTCGGTTAACCAGGACATAATCGTTCTGGCCAACCCTGAGATCGCGCTCTTGCCGAACTGGGTTATTGCGCTGGTCGCAGCTGGTGGTCTGGCTGCAGCGCTCTCAACGGCTGCCGGTCTGCTGCTCGCTATCTCTTCGGCGATCTCACATGACTTGCTTAAAGAAAAATTTATGCCTGACCTGACCGAAAAAGGTGAGCTGATGGCCGGCAAAATTTCCATGGCCGTCGCTATTGTTGTTGCTGGTCTCCTCGGCCTGCATCCCCCGGGATTCGCAGCCGGAACTGTAGCCATCGCTTTCGGTCTGGCTGCCAGTTCAATCTTCCCGGCCCTGATGATGGGTATCTTCAGCAAGACCATGAATAAGCATGGAGCCATCGCCGGGATGATCGCCGGAATCGGTGTGACCATGTTCTACGTCTTCGCTCACAAAGGGATCTTCTTCATCAAAGGGACCGACTTTGTCAGTCACCTTGGTGGGGCCAACTTCTTCTTCGGCATCGAGCCGAATGCTTTTGGTGCCATCGGTGCCGTAGTTAACTTTGCGGTGGCCTTCGCGGTCAAAAACATGACCGAGCCGGTTCCAGCCGATATCGCTGCCATGGTTGAAGCCGTGCGTATCCCTCGCGGTTCAAAAGTTGTTGATGGTACACACTAA